The Trichocoleus desertorum ATA4-8-CV12 genome window below encodes:
- a CDS encoding type II toxin-antitoxin system ParD family antitoxin, protein MVNISLPDQIQSFLDQQATAAGFDTASEYVYHLILQEQERLSQQEQVEGLLLKGIDSGEPIEATDDWWQQKRQELVERYEHLA, encoded by the coding sequence ATGGTGAATATCTCACTTCCAGACCAAATTCAATCATTCTTAGATCAGCAAGCAACCGCCGCTGGTTTCGATACGGCTAGCGAGTACGTCTATCACCTGATTCTGCAAGAGCAGGAGCGGCTTAGCCAGCAAGAGCAGGTCGAAGGGCTACTACTAAAAGGCATTGATAGTGGAGAGCCAATTGAAGCAACGGATGACTGGTGGCAGCAGAAGCGTCAGGAACTCGTCGAGCGATATGAGCACCTAGCTTAG
- a CDS encoding type II toxin-antitoxin system RelE/ParE family toxin: MNRYRLSKQAEQDLEDIWIYLAQQDEILADQQVAQILNRFPMLAQFPDMGRQRDNLLPNLKSFPLKSYIIFYTKILDGVEIMRILHQSRDIENQFS, translated from the coding sequence ATGAATCGCTATCGCCTCTCTAAGCAGGCAGAGCAAGATTTAGAGGATATCTGGATATACCTTGCCCAACAAGATGAAATTTTAGCCGACCAGCAAGTTGCTCAAATCCTTAACCGATTTCCAATGCTGGCTCAGTTTCCTGATATGGGTAGGCAGCGCGATAATTTGCTCCCCAACTTAAAAAGCTTTCCGCTTAAGTCCTACATTATCTTCTATACAAAAATCTTGGATGGTGTTGAAATTATGAGGATTCTGCATCAATCAAGAGACATTGAAAACCAATTCTCGTAA
- a CDS encoding CPBP family intramembrane metalloprotease → MALQNIKRKLGQSGRYQLGVFVLLVALTAIACLLLVPKPKSAFQSTDYGIQSQLSFNQPQFYPLSQKLPANLYQPVGDWVGRLILPSQNLSDPNLSDPKLSNDQQSQLNPASAASDWVWIEVQHAPSEAQSLVGKVARLEWSPRPEVQAYVQAVTQNVSFTARTETSKQQGNVHPDRLNGHKDVGPLQSLAGARPNDDVIVTLKDVIVLPAGSSSSILQISQEPVLATGRFYGLVKILGLDDQAGKQAALSLCPKPPFCAHEFFRVQHYNSVSKKFDGVLETVRIPQQLAGRSGIAPSTPRHIETSPAGKAGWYIYGAKSAEGAFVVQAIQPRSLVQLQPERVVLGHPSGLTYINQQNWQKVETQKGTLRKVLVKPGSTVAKAKAIPFKWKLGDRAIVLHAFGGIGGRKAEAALGYTVTGHFSYGLAEVVREPLTQELQFAVQYQQVYAHNPNAIISGTTTWPNYMGNLQWGWLGTRPVSDVLVKFDPVLRDYDFGGITLSPLREFQQQLQVMMARYRVGDGTGSATVTPATSCVQDSNQALYATILHIKQQVSSNPAIQSWLAAHPNDEQTLKFQRLVSLAKDLEQQLIPLGILRSDWQQNATALAGTSSRPGFTSSRDALAGLTSWRTMIPRQAQDELANLFLQHGAQLWFLRTNQVGGWNPDIVPVAPTALLGQLTVPVAKAPIASILLSRVLSALNPSDLRGWLITVGLLFLYGAIALPLGFASGFLQVNPWPANWLSYFLLTLRALLTPALLEELGFRVLLLPHPTVGVAWYIWTGWATLSLLLFILYHPLNGKTLYKAGATTFLDPIFLILTGLLGLTCTLAYGVTGSLWAIAFVHWVVVVVWLIGLGGHQKLNLAPSSSSKLSSSDLEKRSQP, encoded by the coding sequence ATGGCTCTACAAAACATCAAACGAAAGTTAGGCCAGAGCGGGAGATACCAGTTAGGCGTTTTTGTTTTGTTAGTGGCATTGACTGCGATCGCCTGCTTACTGCTTGTGCCTAAACCCAAGTCAGCGTTCCAGTCAACTGACTACGGAATCCAGTCGCAGTTAAGCTTCAACCAACCCCAGTTTTATCCTCTGAGCCAAAAACTACCCGCCAATCTCTATCAACCTGTAGGGGATTGGGTGGGTCGGCTGATCTTGCCTAGCCAAAACCTGTCTGACCCGAACCTATCTGATCCAAAGCTATCAAATGATCAGCAGTCACAACTTAATCCAGCAAGTGCTGCCTCAGATTGGGTCTGGATAGAAGTGCAGCACGCACCCAGCGAAGCGCAAAGCTTAGTTGGGAAAGTTGCCCGGTTGGAATGGAGTCCCCGACCAGAAGTTCAAGCTTATGTGCAAGCCGTCACGCAAAATGTCAGCTTTACGGCTAGGACCGAGACCAGTAAACAGCAGGGCAATGTCCATCCCGATCGCCTGAATGGTCACAAAGATGTAGGGCCATTGCAGTCTCTAGCTGGAGCCAGACCCAATGATGATGTCATCGTCACGCTCAAGGATGTCATCGTCCTCCCAGCAGGCAGTTCTTCCAGCATTCTCCAAATTAGTCAAGAACCTGTTCTAGCAACGGGACGCTTCTACGGATTGGTAAAAATTTTGGGCCTAGATGACCAGGCGGGTAAGCAAGCAGCGCTCAGCCTCTGCCCAAAACCTCCTTTCTGCGCTCATGAGTTTTTTCGCGTTCAACACTACAATTCAGTTTCTAAAAAATTTGATGGAGTTTTAGAAACGGTCCGCATCCCACAACAACTGGCTGGACGTAGCGGCATTGCGCCCTCAACTCCTCGCCACATCGAAACATCCCCCGCCGGAAAAGCAGGTTGGTACATTTATGGGGCCAAAAGTGCTGAAGGGGCTTTTGTGGTGCAAGCGATTCAGCCGCGATCGCTAGTACAGTTGCAGCCAGAGCGAGTCGTTTTAGGCCATCCCTCAGGATTAACTTACATCAACCAGCAAAACTGGCAGAAGGTTGAAACGCAGAAAGGCACTCTTCGGAAAGTTTTAGTTAAACCTGGCTCAACCGTCGCGAAGGCCAAAGCAATCCCTTTCAAGTGGAAGTTGGGCGATCGCGCGATCGTTCTACATGCTTTTGGCGGCATTGGTGGCAGAAAAGCAGAAGCGGCCCTAGGTTATACGGTCACGGGCCACTTTTCCTATGGGCTAGCCGAGGTCGTTCGTGAACCGTTGACCCAAGAGTTACAGTTTGCTGTTCAGTATCAGCAGGTTTACGCTCACAATCCCAATGCCATTATTTCGGGCACCACGACCTGGCCGAACTACATGGGCAATTTGCAGTGGGGTTGGCTGGGAACTCGGCCTGTTTCAGATGTCCTAGTGAAATTTGACCCAGTGCTGCGAGACTATGACTTCGGTGGCATTACGCTCTCGCCCCTACGAGAATTTCAGCAACAGTTACAGGTAATGATGGCGCGGTATCGAGTGGGAGACGGCACAGGGAGCGCTACCGTAACGCCTGCAACCTCTTGCGTGCAAGACTCTAACCAAGCCCTTTATGCCACGATTCTGCATATCAAGCAGCAAGTCAGTTCCAATCCAGCGATTCAAAGTTGGCTAGCCGCGCATCCTAACGACGAGCAAACCCTAAAGTTTCAGCGGCTCGTATCCTTAGCCAAAGATCTCGAACAGCAGCTGATTCCACTAGGGATTTTGCGATCGGATTGGCAACAAAACGCAACTGCTTTAGCGGGAACCAGTTCTCGACCAGGCTTTACGAGTAGCCGTGACGCATTAGCAGGGCTGACCAGTTGGCGAACCATGATTCCCCGACAAGCCCAAGATGAATTGGCTAACTTGTTCTTGCAACACGGGGCACAGCTCTGGTTTCTCCGCACGAATCAAGTAGGCGGCTGGAACCCAGATATTGTCCCCGTTGCACCTACTGCCTTATTAGGCCAGCTAACCGTTCCAGTTGCAAAAGCTCCGATCGCTTCTATTTTGCTCAGTCGGGTTTTAAGTGCTCTGAATCCTTCTGATCTACGAGGTTGGCTGATTACAGTAGGGTTGCTGTTCCTTTACGGAGCGATCGCTTTACCTCTAGGCTTTGCCTCTGGTTTTCTACAAGTCAACCCTTGGCCTGCCAACTGGCTCAGCTACTTTTTGTTGACCCTAAGAGCATTACTCACACCAGCGCTATTAGAGGAGTTAGGCTTCCGAGTATTGCTACTTCCCCATCCCACAGTGGGGGTGGCTTGGTATATCTGGACTGGCTGGGCAACACTGAGTTTACTGCTATTCATCCTCTATCACCCGCTCAACGGCAAAACTCTGTATAAGGCTGGTGCAACTACCTTTCTCGATCCTATTTTTCTGATTTTGACAGGCTTACTAGGGCTGACTTGTACACTGGCCTATGGGGTGACAGGCTCTTTGTGGGCGATCGCTTTTGTTCATTGGGTGGTTGTAGTCGTTTGGCTGATCGGGTTAGGTGGACACCAAAAACTCAATCTAGCTCCATCAAGCAGCTCAAAGCTTTCCAGTTCTGATCTAGAGAAGCGATCGCAACCATAA
- a CDS encoding glycoside hydrolase 100 family protein, which produces MAKSALDQQAWEALEQSIIYYQDRPVGTVAARDPELTALNYDQCFIRDFVSSALVFLIRGRTDIVRNFLEETLKLQPKKRQFDCSKPGRGLMPASFKVESSHGHERLKADFGEHAIARVAPVDSCLWWLILLRAYFKATHDEELVSREDFQQGIRLIVELCLVARFDMYPTLLVPDGACMIDRRMGLYGHPLEIQSLFYAALRSAQELLLPTKHNRYFIDAVNSRLEPVTKHIRENYWLDTHRLNVIYRYKVEEYGEQALNQFNIYSDSIPFYQLTEWLPTEGGYLAGNLGPSQIDCRFFAVGNLMAVLSGLSSKKQSQGILQLIESRWEDLVGDMPMKLCYPALEDQGWKILTGCDPKNRPWSYHNGGSWPVLLWMLAAAAQKAGRPEIGKQALKIAEDRLAEDEWPEYYDGKNGRLIGKEARRYQTWTIAGYLLAKEIIQKPSNLSLICFEELEFA; this is translated from the coding sequence GTGGCCAAATCAGCGCTCGACCAACAGGCATGGGAAGCCCTAGAACAGTCCATTATTTATTACCAAGACCGTCCTGTAGGTACAGTGGCGGCCCGCGATCCAGAACTCACAGCCCTTAATTACGATCAGTGCTTCATTCGTGACTTTGTTTCTTCTGCCCTCGTCTTCCTGATCAGGGGCAGAACCGACATTGTTCGCAATTTCCTAGAAGAAACCCTCAAGCTGCAACCTAAGAAACGCCAGTTTGACTGCTCCAAACCAGGCCGTGGCTTGATGCCAGCCAGCTTCAAGGTTGAGTCATCCCACGGGCACGAACGGCTCAAGGCAGATTTTGGGGAACATGCGATCGCTAGGGTTGCTCCGGTTGACTCTTGCCTATGGTGGCTAATTTTGCTCCGGGCTTATTTCAAAGCTACCCACGACGAAGAATTAGTCAGTCGAGAAGATTTCCAGCAAGGGATTCGGCTGATTGTTGAGCTTTGCCTGGTCGCTCGGTTCGATATGTACCCCACACTGCTGGTTCCAGACGGCGCTTGCATGATTGATCGTCGAATGGGGCTTTATGGTCACCCGCTAGAAATTCAATCTCTGTTTTATGCCGCGTTGCGCTCTGCCCAAGAGTTGTTGCTGCCTACCAAGCACAATCGATATTTCATCGACGCGGTCAACTCTCGCTTGGAGCCAGTCACTAAGCACATCCGCGAAAACTACTGGCTCGACACCCACCGCCTCAACGTCATTTACCGCTACAAGGTAGAAGAGTATGGCGAGCAGGCTCTCAACCAGTTCAATATCTACTCCGATTCCATTCCGTTCTATCAACTCACCGAGTGGCTACCCACAGAAGGGGGCTACTTAGCAGGCAACCTCGGCCCCTCCCAAATTGACTGCCGTTTCTTTGCCGTGGGCAACCTGATGGCTGTACTTTCTGGCCTGTCGAGCAAGAAGCAATCTCAAGGAATTTTGCAGCTCATCGAATCCCGTTGGGAAGATCTAGTTGGAGACATGCCGATGAAGCTTTGTTATCCAGCCCTAGAAGATCAAGGCTGGAAAATTCTCACTGGATGTGACCCCAAAAATCGACCTTGGTCTTATCACAATGGCGGCAGTTGGCCCGTTTTACTTTGGATGTTGGCAGCAGCAGCCCAGAAGGCAGGTCGGCCAGAAATTGGCAAACAAGCCCTCAAAATTGCCGAGGATCGCTTAGCTGAGGACGAATGGCCCGAATATTATGACGGCAAAAACGGGCGGCTGATTGGTAAAGAAGCCAGAAGATACCAAACCTGGACGATCGCGGGTTATTTACTCGCCAAAGAGATCATTCAGAAACCCAGCAACCTCTCGCTCATTTGTTTCGAGGAATTGGAGTTTGCTTAA
- a CDS encoding NAD(P)(+) transhydrogenase (Re/Si-specific) subunit beta, with translation MSYFGSTGIELSYLIASSLFIIGLKRLGSPATARQGNTIAAVGMLIAIVVTLLDRNVLNYEMILLGIAAGSVIGAIAAQRVAMTEMPQMVGLLNGLGGAASALVAIAEFWRLLGTAAAVPLEATITTILGVLIGGVTLTGSLVAFAKLQGIMPGAPITFGFQQPFNLSLLLIFLAGSAYLIVEPHNASIFLGLVGISLLLGVLFVIPIGGADTPVVISLLNSYSGLAASAAGFILGNNMLIIAGALVGASGIILTQIMCKAMNRSLTNVLFSAFGSGVAATTAEGAQGDKVIHSIDPEEGAMMLGYARSVVIVPGYGMAVAQAQHSVRELADQLERLNVTVKYAIHPVAGRMPGHMNVLLAEANVPYPQLCDMEDINPDLDRTDVALVIGANDVVNPAARDNASSPIYGMPILEVDKALHTIVIKRGMSTGFAGVDNDLFYKDKTMMMFGGAKEVVDKLVSEVKQL, from the coding sequence ATGAGCTACTTTGGTTCTACTGGCATCGAACTGAGCTACTTAATTGCCTCTTCTCTATTCATTATTGGTCTGAAGCGTTTGGGATCACCCGCTACAGCTCGCCAAGGCAACACGATCGCGGCAGTTGGGATGTTAATCGCCATCGTTGTTACCTTGCTCGATCGCAACGTCCTCAACTACGAAATGATTTTGTTGGGGATCGCTGCTGGCTCTGTGATCGGCGCGATCGCGGCCCAAAGAGTCGCCATGACCGAAATGCCCCAGATGGTGGGTCTGCTCAATGGGTTGGGTGGTGCTGCCTCGGCTCTAGTCGCGATCGCTGAATTTTGGCGGCTACTTGGCACCGCCGCCGCAGTGCCCCTAGAAGCCACAATCACCACCATTTTAGGAGTGCTAATTGGCGGGGTAACACTCACGGGTAGTTTGGTTGCTTTCGCCAAGTTGCAAGGCATTATGCCCGGTGCCCCTATTACCTTCGGGTTCCAACAGCCTTTTAACCTCTCGCTCTTGCTGATCTTTTTGGCAGGCAGTGCCTACCTAATAGTTGAACCTCACAACGCTTCTATCTTTCTAGGATTGGTTGGCATTTCCTTACTTTTGGGTGTGCTATTTGTGATCCCGATTGGGGGAGCAGATACGCCAGTCGTCATTTCGCTACTGAACTCTTACTCTGGCTTGGCGGCTAGTGCGGCAGGGTTCATCCTGGGTAACAACATGCTGATCATCGCGGGTGCTTTAGTCGGTGCCTCTGGGATCATTTTGACCCAGATTATGTGTAAGGCGATGAACCGATCCCTCACTAATGTGCTGTTCAGTGCTTTTGGCAGTGGTGTTGCTGCAACTACAGCCGAAGGCGCTCAGGGCGACAAAGTGATTCACTCCATCGACCCAGAAGAAGGCGCAATGATGCTGGGCTATGCTCGCTCAGTGGTGATTGTACCGGGATATGGCATGGCAGTTGCTCAAGCTCAACACTCAGTCCGAGAGCTGGCTGACCAATTGGAAAGACTGAATGTGACTGTGAAGTACGCCATCCATCCGGTAGCGGGTCGGATGCCTGGTCACATGAATGTGTTGCTAGCCGAAGCGAATGTGCCTTACCCCCAGCTCTGCGACATGGAAGACATTAACCCAGACCTCGATCGCACGGATGTGGCCTTGGTAATTGGAGCCAACGATGTCGTGAATCCAGCGGCACGGGATAATGCTAGCAGCCCGATCTACGGTATGCCCATTTTAGAAGTAGACAAGGCACTACACACAATTGTGATTAAGCGGGGAATGAGCACGGGCTTTGCGGGAGTTGATAACGATTTGTTCTACAAGGACAAAACGATGATGATGTTTGGCGGTGCCAAAGAAGTGGTAGACAAGTTGGTTTCGGAAGTGAAACAACTCTAA
- a CDS encoding NAD(P) transhydrogenase subunit alpha — MAAGLIAGLVVFVLASFIGVEVINKVPPTLHTPLMSGSNAISGIAVIGALLVAGPRDSNLSVILGLIAIVLATINVVGGFLVTDRMLQMFKKKEVKA; from the coding sequence ATGGCAGCAGGATTAATTGCAGGACTCGTCGTTTTTGTCCTTGCCTCTTTTATAGGGGTGGAAGTGATCAACAAAGTACCGCCCACGCTCCATACACCCCTGATGTCTGGCTCTAATGCCATCTCTGGGATCGCTGTGATTGGTGCACTTCTAGTAGCTGGCCCTAGAGATTCGAACCTAAGCGTCATTTTGGGCTTGATTGCCATCGTTCTGGCAACAATCAACGTTGTCGGTGGCTTTCTAGTTACAGACCGGATGCTGCAAATGTTTAAGAAAAAAGAGGTGAAGGCATGA
- a CDS encoding Re/Si-specific NAD(P)(+) transhydrogenase subunit alpha, with amino-acid sequence MKIAVAKESEVGERRVALIPDTVARLVKQGIEVLVEAGAGERACFSDDIYEAAGARIVSDTAALWGEADVLLKVSPLQERGDGQHEADLLREGQVVIGFLDPLGTPTLAQRLADRKVTAFSMEMIPRTTRAQSMDALSSQASVAGYKAVLIAAAALPKYFPMLTTAAGTIPPAKVFIMGAGVAGLQAIATARRLGAVVEAFDIRPAVKEEVQSLGAKFVEVPIEEDTVAAGGYAKEISEAAKQRSREVVAEHVKTADAVITTAQVPGRKAPLLVTEEMVAQMKPGSVIVDLAAEQGGNCACTKPGKDVLVNGVTVIGPINLPSSVPIHASQMYAKNVLTLVQHLVKDQVLNLNFADDIIDAACITHAGEIRNQRIKDALAAANEQIMERSH; translated from the coding sequence ATGAAAATAGCAGTTGCTAAAGAAAGTGAAGTCGGTGAGCGTCGGGTTGCCTTGATCCCAGATACGGTTGCTCGTTTAGTGAAGCAGGGAATAGAAGTTTTGGTTGAAGCGGGGGCTGGAGAACGAGCTTGCTTCTCGGATGATATCTACGAAGCCGCTGGAGCCAGAATTGTGAGCGATACAGCGGCTCTTTGGGGAGAGGCTGACGTGCTCCTGAAAGTATCACCGCTTCAAGAACGTGGGGATGGACAGCATGAGGCCGATTTGTTGCGAGAGGGCCAAGTAGTCATTGGTTTCCTTGATCCCTTAGGGACTCCGACCTTAGCTCAACGGTTGGCAGATCGCAAAGTGACAGCTTTCAGTATGGAAATGATTCCACGTACCACGCGAGCGCAAAGTATGGATGCTTTGTCGTCTCAAGCGAGTGTGGCGGGCTATAAAGCTGTTTTGATTGCTGCTGCTGCCTTACCCAAGTACTTCCCTATGTTGACCACAGCGGCGGGAACGATCCCCCCTGCCAAGGTGTTTATCATGGGGGCGGGAGTGGCAGGTTTGCAAGCGATCGCCACTGCTCGTCGTTTGGGTGCTGTGGTAGAAGCATTTGACATTCGTCCTGCGGTTAAGGAAGAAGTGCAAAGCTTAGGGGCAAAATTTGTCGAAGTCCCGATCGAAGAAGATACGGTAGCGGCAGGTGGATACGCCAAAGAAATTTCTGAGGCCGCTAAACAGCGATCGCGTGAAGTAGTTGCTGAGCATGTCAAGACCGCCGATGCTGTGATTACCACCGCTCAAGTTCCTGGCAGAAAAGCACCCCTGCTCGTCACTGAAGAAATGGTGGCTCAAATGAAACCAGGCTCAGTGATCGTGGATTTAGCAGCAGAGCAAGGCGGCAACTGCGCCTGTACGAAGCCAGGAAAGGACGTACTAGTAAATGGTGTGACTGTAATTGGCCCCATCAACCTGCCTTCTTCGGTGCCTATTCACGCCAGCCAAATGTATGCCAAGAACGTCTTGACCTTAGTGCAGCATCTGGTGAAAGACCAAGTGCTAAATCTGAACTTTGCTGACGACATTATCGATGCGGCTTGCATCACCCATGCGGGAGAAATTCGCAACCAGCGGATTAAGGATGCCTTGGCAGCAGCAAACGAACAAATAATGGAAAGGAGCCACTAA
- a CDS encoding DUF2808 domain-containing protein has translation MFSKKLTARSAFSTLAIAGCLLGAIPAVTLAQSLPGLTIFSGVKPEYRLSYRLDFGGHTNGWDRYRLRVPAKKMKLAVAQFSITYPDYYKGKFDQKDMEIRVKGKSVPLQEVNWNKESRVIELIPEEPIPANSAVELVFSNVKNPSSPGIFYFNCQILSPGDVPLLRYLGTWEMSIS, from the coding sequence ATGTTCTCTAAAAAACTGACAGCTCGAAGCGCTTTTTCTACTCTCGCGATCGCAGGTTGCTTATTGGGTGCAATCCCTGCTGTCACGTTGGCTCAAAGCTTGCCTGGATTGACCATCTTTAGCGGCGTCAAGCCAGAATATCGGCTCAGCTACCGCTTGGACTTTGGGGGCCATACTAACGGTTGGGATCGCTACCGCCTCCGAGTTCCAGCCAAGAAAATGAAATTGGCAGTTGCCCAATTCAGTATTACCTATCCCGACTATTACAAAGGTAAATTCGATCAAAAAGACATGGAGATTCGGGTCAAAGGCAAGAGCGTACCCCTCCAAGAAGTCAATTGGAATAAAGAAAGTCGAGTTATTGAACTGATTCCTGAAGAACCCATTCCTGCTAACAGTGCAGTTGAGCTAGTCTTCTCTAACGTCAAAAATCCCTCTAGCCCTGGCATCTTTTATTTCAACTGTCAGATTCTATCTCCTGGAGATGTGCCGCTACTCCGTTACTTGGGCACTTGGGAAATGAGCATCAGCTAA